The DNA segment GATCCCGTCGCGGATGGCGTCGGCGGTGATCGCGCGGCCGTTGACGTACGTGGCGAGGTACTCCCGCGTCGAGCGATTGGTCTCGGGGTGGGAGACGAGGCCCGAGACGGACTCGACGGGCCCCGTCGGGAGGTCGTCGCCGCTCGCCTCGACGGGGATCATCGAGGCGGCGACCTCGCGACCGTAGACCGAAAGCACCGCGGCCTGGAGGTCGCCCTGCCCGGTCGTCGCGAACACCTCGCGGCCGTCGTGGGTCAGCGAGATCGCCACGTCCGGGTTCGCCAGGGCGTACCGGGTCACCACTCGGTTGACGTGGGCGAACTCCGTGGCTTTCGTCTTGAGGAACTTCCGCCGCGCGGGCGTGTTGTAGAAGAGGTCGGTCACCTCGACCGACGTTCCCTCGGGGCAGCCGACGGGGCCGACGCTCGTCACTTCGCCGCCCTCGTAGACGAGTTCGGTGCCGGTGGCGTCGGTTCCCGTCGTCTCGGTCGCGCTGCCTCCATCACCGTTCGCCCGCGGTCGACTCCGGATGCGCAGTCGCGAGACTGAGCCGATGGTGTGTAACGCTTCGCCCCGGAATCCCAGCGTGGTGACGCCGCCCTCCAGGTCCTCTAGATCGGCGATCTTGCTCGTCGTGTGCTGGCGGACCGCGGCCCGGAGGTCGGCCTCGCTCATCCCCAGTCCGTCGTCGGCCACGCGGATCAGTTCCGTCCCGCCCGCCTCGACGGTGACGTCGATCCGGGTCGCGTCGGCGTCGAGGCTGTTCTCGACGAGTTCCTTCACCGCGCTCGCGGGCCGCTCGACGACCTCGCCGGCGGCGATCCTGGCGACCGTGTCCTCGTCGAGCCGGTGGATGTCGGTGTCTCCGTCCATTGGTGAAGCCGAGTCTGAAGTTGGTTGGTCGGCTACCCCTATGAGTGTGTTCACTCCGGTGCGATCCACCCGGAACGGCGTCTACTCTTTCGCCCAAAACGGTTCCGACACGTCAAGATGTGACTCACTCACGCTAGAAACAGTTACTTCGGTACGATCCTATTCGAAGTCAATGATCGACTCGGCACTCGCGGGGCTGATGGGGGTCTTCACGGACGTCCCGCCCTGGCAGACCACCACGCTGCTGATTGGCGCCTCGCTCGCCGTCGCTCTGGCACTGGAATTCCTCGTCCTTCGGGGTTTGCTCCGCCTCTCGAAGCGGACGGAGACCAAGTACGACAACATCCTCGTGAGCGAACTCAGGTTGCCGCTCGTGGTGACCGCGGCCCTCGCCGGCGTGTTCGTGCTCACACAGGTCGAGTCCGTCCGCGAGAACGTCCTCTTCGATCCGGGGCAGCTTCAGACGTTCTTCGGTAACCCGTCGCTCTCGGTCATCGTCCTCGCGTGGGCGGTCGCGGCCAACCGGCTGGTGAATCGAATCGTCGAGACGGTCAACGACGAGCACTCCCGCTTCGACTTCGCGCCGGTCTTCTCGAACGTGTGGACGCTCGTGGTCGTCGGCGGGACCGTCGTCGTCCTGCTCTCGGTCTGGGGATACAGCATCTCGCCGCTGCTGGGCGCAGCCGGGGTCGCCGGCATCGCGGTCGGGTTCGCCGCCCGGGACACCGTCGCCAACTTCTTCGGCGGGATCGCATTGTACTTCGACGACACGTACAAGATCGGCGACTTCGTCGAACTCGACACGGGGGAGACGGGAACGGTCGTGAAAGTCGGCGTCCGGTCGACGACGCTCATGATGCGCGACGAGGTCCTCGTCACCGTTCCGAACTCGGTCCTGAACGCCACGCGCATCATCAACCACTCCGGCCCGCAGCGACGGCGCCGGCTCAAAGTCCCGATCGGGGTCGCCTACGGCACCGATATCGACGCGTTCGAGGAACTGGCCCTCGCCATCGCCGACGAGGAGGCGCTCGTTCTCGACTCCCCGAAACCCCGGATGCGGTTTCGTGCGTTCGGCGACTCGGCGCTCGAGTACGAGTTGCTGTGCTGGGTCGGCTCGCCCACGCGCGTCAAGAAGGCCCACCACGAACTCAACCGGGAGATATACAAGCGACTGCTGGACACGGGGATCGAGATCCCGTACCCGAAGCGGGACGTCCACGTCGTCTCCGAGGAGTCGCCGGACGAGACGGCTGAACCGAACCACGAGTCCGGCCTGACGGTATCGCACGACGACGCGACGACGGGCGGCGCCTGATTTCCACGAAGACGCCGCGAAGTTGGCGCGCAACGGACTGGCCGGCGAAACCCCGGCCACGCTACAGCGATGTGGTGAATTCAGTGGCATGGTGACTGTCACGACCGCACCCAACAGACGCTTTGTCGCTCGTCGTGGGAGGCAGACCCGACCCATGGGTGACATCGACGTCGCGATCGGAGTCGACGCGGACTGCGTCGCCGGCTGGCTCGGTTCCTACGGAGGCGCGGACTCGCCGGCGGACCTCTCACGCGGGCTCGCGGCCGGAAACGAGGGCATTCCGCGGATGCGGACGCTCTTTGACGGGGAAGGAATCGACACGTCGTGGTACGTTCCCGGCCACACGCTGGAGACGTTTCGCGACGAAATCGAGGCGGTGGCCGCGGGGGGCCACGAACTCGGGGTGCACGGCTACTCTCACGAGAACCCCACCGACCTCTCGCGCGAACAGGAAGATGAGATTCTCGCGGT comes from the Halovivax cerinus genome and includes:
- a CDS encoding mechanosensitive ion channel family protein, with the translated sequence MIDSALAGLMGVFTDVPPWQTTTLLIGASLAVALALEFLVLRGLLRLSKRTETKYDNILVSELRLPLVVTAALAGVFVLTQVESVRENVLFDPGQLQTFFGNPSLSVIVLAWAVAANRLVNRIVETVNDEHSRFDFAPVFSNVWTLVVVGGTVVVLLSVWGYSISPLLGAAGVAGIAVGFAARDTVANFFGGIALYFDDTYKIGDFVELDTGETGTVVKVGVRSTTLMMRDEVLVTVPNSVLNATRIINHSGPQRRRRLKVPIGVAYGTDIDAFEELALAIADEEALVLDSPKPRMRFRAFGDSALEYELLCWVGSPTRVKKAHHELNREIYKRLLDTGIEIPYPKRDVHVVSEESPDETAEPNHESGLTVSHDDATTGGA